A single region of the Phaenicophaeus curvirostris isolate KB17595 chromosome 4, BPBGC_Pcur_1.0, whole genome shotgun sequence genome encodes:
- the LOC138720022 gene encoding toll-like receptor 2 type-1 codes for MQYTGKMLTQTKHKSRIIHIWQVWTIYMVLAANLSEEQALKQTCPSCDATQLCNCSSMGLDFIPPGLTAKVTMLNLSHNRIKHIRSQDLQQAVNLRALLLQSNEISSIDEDSFVSLGKLKLLDLSNNSLTYLYPVWFGHLFSLQHLRLQGNSYRDLGESSPFSRLRNLSSLYLGSPGFSTIRQRNFEGIAFLDKLWIDGSNLSQYEPGSLKLIQKINHLVINLRNTNVFSAIVRDILHTVTWLEVREIRLEIEKKSLVQNSTLPFKIRKLTFKDASFTDQYISRIIVLLKEITSLQELEAIDCVLEGKGEWDTAEIASSGQSFVETVSVINIMIQNFHLFFDLAGMESQISKLKRLTIASSRVFMVPCKLARHFSSLLYLDFHDNLLVNNRLDETICESAWPSLQTLNLSRNSLKSLKQTANSVTRLHNLINLDISQNNFGEIPDVCEWPKNLKHLNLSSTQISKLTTCIPTTLEVLDVSANNLGEFGLQLPFLRELYLAKNQLKTLPDAAPIPNLVAMSISRNKLNSLSREEFESFKKMELLDASDNNFICSCDFLSFLQHEARIEQMLVGWPDKYICDSPLAVRGAQVGAVHLSLMECHRTLMVSLMCTLVFLVILILVAVGYKYHAVWYLRMTWAWLQAKRKPKRAPAKDICYDAFVSYSENDSDWVENIMVRELEQACPPFRLCLHKRDFVPGKWIVDNIIDSIEKSHKTLFVLSEHFVHSEWCKYELDFSHFRLFDENNDSAILVLLEPIQSETIPKRFCKLRKIMNTKTYLEWPPGEEQQVIFWENLKGALKS; via the exons ATGCAGTACACAGG CAAAATGCTgacccaaacaaaacacaaatcaaGAATTATACACATCTGGCAAGTGTGGACCATCTACATGGTCTTAGCTGCAAATCTCTCTGAAGAGCAAGCACTGAAGCAGACTTGTCCTTCATGTGATGCCACTCAGCTTTGCAACTGCTCTTCCATGGGCTTGGACTTTATTCCTCCAGGACTCACAGCCAAGGTGACGATGTTAAACCTGTCCCACAACAGGATAAAGCACATCCGATCCCAGGATCTGCAGCAGGCTGTGAATTTGAGAGCCCTGCTACTGCAGTCCAATGAAATCAGCTCAATAGACGAGGACTCGTTTGTTTCTCTTGGGAAACTAAAGCTTTTGGATTTATCAAATAACAGCCTGACTTACTTGTACCCTGTGTGGTTTGGGCACCTTTTTTCCCTGCAGCACCTCCGCCTTCAAGGGAACTCGTACAGAGACCTGGGGGAAAGCTCCCCCTTTTCTAGGCTGAGGAACTTGAGTTCTCTCTACCTGGGCAGCCCAGGGTTCTCCACGATAAGGCAAAGAAACTTTGAGGGCATTGCGTTTCTTGACAAGTTGTGGATTGATGGGAGCAATCTCAGTCAATATGAACCTGGAAGTTTGAAACTGATTCAGAAGATAAATCATCTGGTCATAAACCTAAGAAATACGAatgtattctcagcaattgtcagGGACATTCTGCACACTGTCACTTGGTTAGAAGTGAGAGAAATCAGAttagaaattgaaaaaaaaagcttggtgCAGAACTCTACACTTCCTTTTAAGATACGAAAACTTACATTTAAAGATGCTTCTTTCACAGATCAATATATTAGTCGAATAATAGTTTTGCTGAAGGAAATCACATCTTTGCAAGAGTTAGAGGCAATTGACTGTGTGCTTGAGGGGAAAGGAGAATGGGATACTGCAGAAATTGCAAGCAGTGGGCAAAGTTTTGTTGAAACAGTATCAGTAATAAATATAATGATTCAgaattttcacttgtttttcgACCTGGCAGGTATGGAATCACAAATAAGCAAATTGAAAAGACTCACCATTGCAAGCTCTAGAGTCTTCATGGTACCGTGCAAACTTGCAAGACATTTTTCGTCACTTCTATATCTGGACTTCCATGATAATTTGCTTGTAAATAATCGCTTAGATGAGACAATCTGTGAATCTGCTTGGCCTTCTCTGCAAACTTTAAATCTAAGCCGAAACTCTCTGAAATCTCTAAAACAGACGGCAAATTCTGTAACTCGTTTACACAACCTGATTAATCTTGACATTAGCCAAAATAATTTTGGTGAGATTCCAGATGTGTGTGAATGGCCAAAAAACCTGAAACATTTAAACCTCTCCAGCACTCAAATTTCTAAACTAACAACTTGCATTCCCACAACACTGGAAGTTTTAGATGTTAGTGCTAACAACCTGGGGGAATTTGGACTGCAACTCCCATTTCTCAGAGAGCTGTACCTTGCCAAAAACCAGCTGAAGACCCTGCCTGATGCTGCACCCATCCCCAACTTAGTAGCCATGTCGATCAGCAGAAACAAACTCAACAGTTTATCCAGAGAAGAGTTTGAGTCCTTCAAGAAAATGGAGCTGCTGGATGCCAGTGACAACAACTTCATCTGTTCCTGTGACTTCCTCTCGTTCCTCCAGCACGAGGCCAGGATAGAGCAGATGCTGGTGGGGTGGCCGGACAAGTACATCTGTGACTCTCCCCTGGCAGTGAGAGGGGCGCAGGTTGGAGCCGTGCACCTCTCCCTGATGGAGTGCCACAGGACCCTCATGGTGTCGTTGATGTGTACCCTGGTGTTCCTGGTCATCCTCATCCTCGTGGCCGTCGGCTACAAGTACCACGCAGTGTGGTACCTGAGAATGACGTGGGCATGGCTCCAAGCCAAGCGGAAGCCCAAACGAGCCCCTGCCAAGGACATCTGCTATGATGCTTTTGTCTCCTACAGTGAGAATGACTCTGACTGGGTTGAGAACATAATGGTGCGGGAGCTGGAACAGGCCTGCCCTCCCTTTCGGCTCTGCCTCCACAAGCGGGACTTTGTGCCTGGGAAGTGGATCGTGGACAACATCATTGACTCCATAGAGAAGAGTCACAAGACGCTTTTTGTGCTGTCGGAGCACTTTGTGCACAGCGAGTGGTGCAAATATGAGCTGGACTTTTCGCACTTCCGCCTCTTTGACGAGAACAACGATTCAGCGATTCTTGTCCTCTTGGAGCCCATCCAGAGCGAAACGATTCCCAAGAGGTTCTGCAAGCTGCGGAAGATTATGAACACAAAGACCTACCTGGAGTGGCCTCCTGGTGAAGAGCAGCAGGTAATATTTTGGGAAAACTTGAAAGGAGCCTTGAAGTCATAG